The following proteins are encoded in a genomic region of Triticum dicoccoides isolate Atlit2015 ecotype Zavitan chromosome 1B, WEW_v2.0, whole genome shotgun sequence:
- the LOC119350433 gene encoding E3 ubiquitin-protein ligase RFWD3-like: MPASGTRSRGRPPQPVEEGARDAEAPVEEAGELGADGDAAVSALPAHPVSSSSSGEDDGEEAGDGDDEDAEGPLLPSCPVCMNAWTADGEHRVSCIPCGHVYGRSCLEKWLAQCGKKSATCPQCGKMFRQKNIINLYAPEIVVPNNDLEKQVLSLRDKNEFLENQQQKLIEEVKEYKRQILYQQRLINESSSKRQKMAEQSSNGAMIAESLPSLRAHGGSSDLCKFVLQNEFVLDGARVMGIDASSQIIVASGRAPGVSAEHVLTKICMFSRQETKVRLPPNTKAVRDICITPGGLAIFASLGRKLSLLSMTTNNVVLQYDLPAPGWSCSGDQTGPNHVYAGLQNGMLLVFDTRQTKGPLHSLSGLSTNPVHTIHSVVDDSGSTKIISASSIGPCIWDVDGSENRPNLLTGMENQGVCISLACAAPSSDLIVASFRPRVEFSGDGSASQMGISQSPTLSSSGKLGCHALLRRKSSTSFVKEQICNGNVSELRMSKSAILPCSGTDQRLFAYGDESLRGVRTWRLPSFQPLADLRPHRQPILDLRFAESSTGEKYLGCLSEEKLQVFRIRSGTAGARVERPEGVDDRAEPVAERHDRDGAEVLGAVLGGLAQRQAAHLPLQGVRGGARGAPVRGEEARELVGGAAEQGARARSKRTTGKTRSWSSTGGSLSVSRPLEIGRLGKSRAPSYSLDLRRLPDRPTGCLRCPDQPNPNPTSRVGVSVPHRRRRGFPPLTSAGVRRTRRVSSVVLFPAGDPYPRSASDLCNNCKRPGHFARDCPNVSVCHACGLPGHIAAECSSKDLCWNCKEPGHMANACPNEGICRNCGKSGHIAKDCTAPPMLPGEVKLCNNCYKPGHIAVECTNEKACNNCRKSGHLARNCTNEPVCNLCHVAGHLARQCPKSDEINERGGLPPFRGGDALFRGGDALFRGGDAPFRGGDAPFRGGGGALFRGGYSDVVCRACNQVGHMSRDCMGGAFMICNNCGGRGHMAYECPSGRLLDRFPPRRY; this comes from the exons ATGCCGGCGTCCGGGACGCGCTCCCGGGGCCGGCCGCCGCAGCCGGTGGAGGAGGGGGCGCGCGACGCAGAAGCGCCGGTGGAGGAGGCGGGCGAGCTCGGCGCCGACGGCGATGCGGCGGTTAGTGCGTTACCGGCTCACCCGGTGAGCTCTTCCAGCTCGGGTGAGGACGATGGGGAGGAGGCGGGGGATGGGGATGATGAGGACGCGGAGGGGCCGCTCCTCCCCAGCTGCCCCGTGTGTATGAACGCGTGGACCGCCGATGGCGAGCATCGCGTAAG TTGCATTCCTTGTGGACATGTCTACGGCAGATCTTGCTTAGAAAAATGGTTAGCACAGTGTGGGAAGAAAAGTGCCACG TGTCCTCAGTGCGGCAAGATGTTTAGACAAAAGAACATTATCAACCTCTATGCACCAGAGATTGTTGTTCCAAATAATGATCTTGAAAAG CAAGTATTATCATTGAGAGATAAAAATGAATTTCTTGAGAATCAA CAACAAAAATTAATTGAGGAGGTAAAAGAATATAAG AGGCAGATTTTGTATCAGCAACGTCTAATAAATGAGTCAAGCTCAAAGCGACAG AAAATGGCAGAACAATCATCGAATGGAGCAATGATTGCAGAGTCACTTCCCTCACTTAGAGCACATGGTGGCAGTAGCGATCTTTGCAAGTTTGTTCTCCAG AATGAGTTTGTCCTGGATGGAGCTCGAGTCATGGGCATAGATGCATCCAGCCAGATTATAGTAGCTTCTGGAAGGGCTCCTGGAGTTAGTGCTGAACATGTCCTTACCAAG ATCTGCATGTTCTCTAGACAGGAAACAAAAGTCCGCCTTCCGCCTAACACTAAAGCTGTCAGGGATATTTGTATAACTCCTGGGGGCCTTGCTATTTTTGCATCTCTTGGCAGGAAATTGTCACTTCTCAG CATGACAACCAACAATGTTGTCCTTCAGTATGATCTACCG GCTCCAGGCTGGTCCTGTTCAGGGGATCAAACTGGCCCCAATCACGTATATGCTGGATTACAG AATGGCATGCTTTTGGTCTTTGATACCCGCCAAACTAAAGGACCACTGCACTCCTTGAGTGGCCTATCTACAAACCCAGTTCATACAATCCACTCTGTCGTAGATGATAGCGGTTCCACGAAGATCATCTCTGCTTCTTCCATAGGACCCTGCATTTGGGATGTAGATGGCAGTGAAAATAG GCCAAATTTGCTTACCGGGATGGAAAACCAAGGGGTCTGCATATCCCTTGCATGTGCCGCTCCATCAAGTGATCTGATTGTGGCTTCCTTCCGTCCGAGGGTCGAGTTTTCGGGCGATGGCAGTGCATCTCAAATGGGTATATCACAATCACCGACTCTCTCCAGTTCTGGAAAGCTCGGGTGCCACGCTCTCCTGAGGAGGAAGAGCAGCACATCCTTCGTGAAAGAGCAGATCTGCAACGGCAACGTGAGTGAGCTGCGGATGTCGAAGTCCGCAATCTTACCCTGCAGCGGAACCGACCAACGCCTCTTTGCCTACGGCGACGAGTCGCTGCGCGGAGTTCGCACGTGGCGGCTGCCTTCGTTTCAGCCGCTCGCTGATCTCAGGCCGCACCGCCAACCTATCCTTGACCTGAGGTTTGCGGAGAGCTCCACCGGGGAGAAGTACCTCGGGTGCTTGAGCGAGGAGAAGCTGCAGGTCTTCAGAATTAGGTC aggga CCGCCGGCGCGCGAGTAGAGCGTCCTGAGGGTGTCGACGACCGGGCGGAACCCGTCGCGGAGCGGCACGACAGAGACGGCGCGGAGGTGCTCGGCGCCGTCCTTGGTGGGCTCGCGCAGCGCCAGGCGGCACATCTCCCCCTGCAGGGCGTccgcggcggcgcgcgcggcgccCCGGTGCGCGGCGAAGAGGCGCGCGAGCTCGTCGGCGGAGCAGCCGAGCAGGGCGCGCGCGCGCGGTCGAAGAGGACGACGGGGAAGACGCGGTCGTGG TCTTCTACGGGTGGCTCGCTTTCTGTGAGCCGTCCACTGGAGATCGGACGGCTAGGAAAATCACGTGCTCCCTCTTATAGCCTGGATCTGCGTCGTCTTCCCGACCGACCGACCGGGTGCCTTCGGTGTCCGGACCAACCCAATCCCAATCCAACATCGCGAGTCGGGGTCTCTgtccctcaccgtcgccgccgcggcTTCCCCCCGCTGACctccgccggagttcgccggactcGTAGGGTTTCTTCAGTCGTCCTCTTCCCTGCTGGAGATCCGTACCCTAG GTCTGCTAGTGATTTGTGCAACAACTGTAAGCGTCCAGGGCATTTTGCTAGAGATTGTCCAAATGTGTCTGTCTGCCATGCCTGTGGCCTTCCAGG GCACATTGCAGCTgagtgttcttccaaagatctctgCTGGAACTGCAAAGAGCCTGGACACATGGCTAATGCCTGCCCGAACGAAGGGATATGCCGCAACTGTGGCAAATCAGGCCACATTGCAAAAGACTGCACTGCTCCGCCAATGCTGCCTGGAGAAGTGAAGCTCTGCAACAACTGCTACAAACCAGGGCACATTGCCGTGGAGTGCACCAACGAGAAGGCCTGCAACAACTGTAGGAAGAGTGGCCATCTTGCCCGTAACTGCACCAATGAGCCTGTTTGCAACCTCTGCCATGTTGCAGGGCATTTGGCCCGTCAATGCCCCAAATCTGACGAGATCAACGAGAGGGGTGGGCTTCCTCCCTTCCGTGGCGGCGATGCTCTGTTCCGTGGCGGTGATGCTCTGTTCCGCGGTGGTGATGCTCCCTTCCGTGGTGGCGATGCTCCCTTCCGCGGTGGCGGTGGTGCTCTCTTCCGTGGTGGCTACAGTGACGTGGTCTGCCGGGCCTGCAACCAGGTTGGCCATATGAGCCGTGACTGCATGGGTGGCGCCTTCATGATCTGCAACAACTGCGGTGGCCGTGGTCACATGGCTTACGAATGTCCATCTGGGAGGCTCCtggaccggttccctccacgccGATACTGA
- the LOC119338387 gene encoding very-long-chain aldehyde decarbonylase GL1-10-like → MLPWATAAEAEAALGRAMTAAEALWFRCTAETSDYYLYCLNILFLLVVFTLAPLPVALLELRAPRAVGPYKLQPRVRLSRAEFLKCYGDVMRIFFLVIGPLQLVSYPAVKMVGIHTGLPLPSLGEMAAQLLVYFLVEDYLNYWIHRLLHGEWGYEKIHRIHHEYTAPIGFAAPYAHWAEVLILGIPSFAGPAIAPGHMITFWLWIILRQMEAIDTHSGFDFPFSLTKYIPFYGGAEYHDYHHYVGGQSQSNFASVFTYCDYLYGTDRGYRFHKAYLAKLKDLAPSDGEKGADGLAYAKLD, encoded by the exons ATGCTCCcgtgggcgacggcggcggaggccgAGGCGGCGCTGGGCCGCGCCATGACGGCCGCGGAGGCGCTGTGGTTCCGGTGCACCGCGGAGACGTCCGACTACTACCTCTATTGCCtcaacatcctcttcctcctcgtcgtcttcacgCTCGCGCCGCTCCCCGTCGCGCTCCTCGAGCTCCGCGCGCCGCGGGCCGTCGGGCCGTACAAGCTGCAGCCCCGGGTGCGCCTCTCGCGTGCCGAGTTCCTCAAGTGCTACGGGGACGTCATGCGcatcttcttcctcgtcatcgGCCCGCTACAGCTCGTCTCCTACCCCGCCGTCAAG ATGGTGGGAATCCACACCGGACTGCCATTGCCGTCTCTCGGGGAGATGGCCGCACAGCTGCTGGTCTACTTCCTGGTTGAGGACTACCTCAACTACTGGATCCATCGGCTGCTGCACGGTGAGTGGGGCTATGAGAAGATCCACCGGATCCACCATGAGTACACCGCGCCCATTGGCTTTGCCGCGCCATACGCACACTGGGCAGAGGTTCTCATACTCGGCATCCCCTCCTTCGCTGGGCCAGCCATTGCACCAGGCCACATGATAACATTCTGGCTCTGGATTATACTTCGTCAGATGGAAGCCATTGATACACACAGCGG TTTTGATTTCCCATTCAGCCTGACAAAGTATATTCCATTCTATGGAGGAGCAGAATACCATGATTATCATCACTACGTTGGAGGCCAAAGCCAGAGCAATTTTGCTTCCGTTTTCACGTACTGTGATTACCTATATGGGACCGACAGA GGTTACAGATTCCACAAAGCTTACTTAGCAAAG TTGAAGGATCTGGCGCCAAGCGACGGCGAGAAAGGTGCCGACGGACTCGCTTACGCGAAGTTGGATTAG
- the LOC119338394 gene encoding arsenate reductase 2.1-like: MARSVPYVSAAKLVSMARGNRVAIIDVRDEERSYQAHIAGSHHFASGSFAARMPELVLATSGKDTLVFHCALSQVRGPSCARMFSDYLSESKEDSGIKNIMVLERGFNGWEISGQPVCHCKDAPCKGTCS, translated from the exons ATGGCGCGAAGCGTGCCGTACGTGTCGGCGGCGAAGCTGGTGTCCATGGCGCGGGGGAACCGGGTGGCCATCATCGACGTCAG GGATGAGGAGAGGAGCTATCAAGCGCACATCGCGGGGTCGCACCACTTCGCCAGCGGCAGCTTCGCGGCGCGGATGCCGGAGCTAGTGCTGGCCACCAGCGGCAAGGACACCCTCGTCTTCCACTGCGCGCTCAGCCAG GTGCGAGGTCCGTCCTGTGCTCGGATGTTTTCAGACTATCTATCAGAGTCCAAGGAAGATTCGGGGATAAAGAACATCATGGTGCTTGAACGTGGGTTCAATGGATGGGAGATTTCTGGCCAACCCGTGTGCCACTGCAAAGATGCTCCTTGCAAAGGCACATGCTCTTGA